One Brassica napus cultivar Da-Ae chromosome C2, Da-Ae, whole genome shotgun sequence DNA window includes the following coding sequences:
- the LOC106424403 gene encoding uncharacterized protein LOC106424403: MEPTRDSLSSTERPSSEKTVVFSASAEPIGKSAIHNSPSSTEPASSEKIVVSSVSAKPNGKSIASSAMAMKPSAHASVVTANPMNRVASTGLSSAHGDQVMLFRDVSLGPHEAEMRFRLIHLWEARNPNTKILIGQEMLLIDEEVWNCYSGFVPAGRVGTFDLSSGSVYKLTNFFGSRSKFQYRVADHSATVSFSWNSSLSVLENPPVLFPVDRFRFHSYESLGPTVTLRVIFMLVNGQTITDHIVLDEADITEKRHLCVHVQSLDGPVMKLYLWDQAASDFCQKFKSYGGTPSVLLVTTVNPKHLGGTLAITSMSSSRVFMDSDVQPSKDYLEWLSSNAEIANRVAAEVVTKPEAVTLEELFTYIKQETSKVAWFECTATIDDVVSGSPWYYISCGGCNSKAFKGPTSLICNNKKCGKSEVTGVPQYLTKISVYDKSEQAAFVILGDAGKELSGKHDAELVATYYESNEGAGAEHCVPIPQALLDTIGQTRKFIVKVSDHNLSGKTQTITVTKILPLATTFPATSEESGASSGLGNSAGDRARKAAEILESGEAKRCKSG; this comes from the exons ATGGAGCCTACCCGTGACTCTTTGTCCTCCACCGAACGCCCGTCCAGCGAGAAGACCGTCGTCTTCTCTGCGTCCGCTGAGCCAATCGGAAAGTCCGCGATCCATAACTCTCCGTCCTCCACCGAACCCGCGTCAAGCGAGAAGATCGTCGTCTCCTCTGTGTCTGCTAAGCCAAACGGAAAGTCTATTGCTTCCTCTGCGATGGCGATGAAACCTAGCGCGCATGCGTCTGTTGTAACCGCCAACCCGATGAACCGTGTAGCTTCCACGGGTCTCTCATCCGCTCATGGCGACCAAGTGATGTTGTTCAGGGATGTTTCACTGGGCCCACACGAAGCCGAGATGAGGTTCCGACTGATTCACCTCTGGGAGGCTCGAAatccaaataccaaaattcTTATTGGTCAAGAGATGCTCCTTATCGACGAAGAGGttt GGAACTGTTATTCAGGGTTTGTCCCGGCTGGTCGTGTAGGAACATTTGATCTCTCATCTGGTTCCGTCTATAAGTTGACCAACTTTTTCGGTTCCAGAAGCAAATTTCAGTATCGGGTTGCTGATCATAGCGCCACCGTCTCATTCTCTTGGAATTCTTCTTTGTCGGTTCTTGAGAATCCTCCGGTTCTCTTTCCAGTAGATCGGTTCAGGTTCCACAGCTACGAGAGTTTAGGGCCAACTGTGACTCTAAGGGTGATCTTTATG ctggtgaatgggcaAACTATCACTGACCACATTGTTCTTGACGAAGCTGATATAACAGAGAAGCGGCATCTGTGTGTTCATGTTCAGTCACTGGA CGGACCAGTGATGAAGCTCTATCTATGGGACCAGGCTGCATCCGACTTCTGCCAGAAATTCAAATCGTATGGAGGGACTCCAAGCGTTCTTCTGGTCACCACAGTGAACCCTAAGCATCTTGGAG GAACTCTTGCTATCACTTCTATGTCTTCATCTCGAGTGTTCATGGATTCCGACGTGCAGCCTAGCAAGGACTATCTCGAATG GTTGAGTTCTAACGCAGAAATTGCTAATAGGGTTGCTGCTGAGGTTGTCACTAAGCCTGAGGCAGTGACTCTTGAGGAGCTATTCACCTACATCAAGCAAGAAACTTCAAAg GTCGCTTGGTTTGAATGCACTGCAACTATAGATGATGTTGTCAGTGGTTCTCCTTGGTATTACATTTCTTGCGGTGGATGTAACAGCAAGGCTTTTAAAGGTCCTACCTCTCTGATTTGCAACAATAAGAAGTGTGGGAAGAGTGAGGTCACAGGCGTTCCTCA GTACCTCACAAAGATATCAGTTTATGATAAGAGTGAGCAAGCAGCTTTTGTCATTCTTGGCGATGCTGGCAAAGAATTGAGTGGAAAACATGATGCAGAATTGGTTGCTACTTATTATGAG TCTAATGAAGGAGCTGGAGCTGAACATTGTGTGCCGATCCCGCAAGCTTTACTTGACACGATAGGTCAGACTCGCAAATTCATCGTCAAAGTCTCGGATCACAATTTGTCAGGCAAGACTCAGACCATAACTGTCACCAAGATTCTCCCACTAGCAACTACTTTTCCAGCAACATCCGAGGAATCTGGTGCTTCCAGTGGTTTGGGAAACTCTGCAGGTGATAGGGCTAGAAAAGCAGCTGAGATTCTTGAGTCAGGTGAGGCCAAGCGGTGCAAGAGTGGCTGA